One genomic segment of Mycolicibacterium psychrotolerans includes these proteins:
- a CDS encoding nSTAND1 domain-containing NTPase, with protein sequence MANVFISHNSADNDWAQQIFAWLEQDGHRLFLDTDLDDGLAVGTDWERRLFERLRWADAVVCVVSPNYVGSIWCAAEIGASMALGVQLLPVSVGGNAVQHKMLETIQGVDAVKDPDAACAALRSRLKVIAGGGGWGWPDGKPPYPGLRAFELGDHRVFFGRTREIVSLTKRLRSSERAQPAILLVVGASGSGKSSLVRAGVLPRVAGEDYWLALPPFVPGTDPLENLSRVVAEFALARNIPVDTHSLRNDLEHYGLKTVADDVLLAAAAPARTKLLVVIDQFEELLTQTGPDERSKFVTALAPALGGPVQVLATMRSEYVDALGKDPDLMNVRTRIYQVRPLGTDALRAVIEEPAAVAGLSFEDDLVTRLIGDTGTGDALPLLAFTLEQLVADAGRGDVLTHRRYDEIGGVQGALQRQADEALATACEVTGKSPDEVIDELLNLVTIDEHGRPSKRRLILEESPDPEVSLRPFLERRLLTTEVDGKTTSITVSHDAFLVNWRPLNKEIDAEVTALRTRRVVEMSAQDWEANGRDPAVLLLGLPLTKAIVDTGATFDPAHKGRLLTTRVDLNDSAREFLAASEGSERAKRARVRTKRLGLVALLVVVTLVAVLGAGVAFRSRHDAKDSQREAIAQKLIAEARIDLSKAVDTEGLQRLLVGRSLAGAGDSDETLYPVVVGSASTSKIMQNPHRPDGDELLPVKAVAVSPDGELIASGSNEKTLRMWDARTGAPLPPLNLAGPGQIGALAFDPSSRRIAAGGNDGSLQVLDVASGNRIGTLMQHPGSVSTVSFGHGGQWIATGDSQRTVRIWSVSTGRTIATVPGSDAGSAPVAKSVSFSPTADVVAVANGYGVRLVAADSGQTLVAWGSNMGVDGERQGYPITSVAFDNSGERLVVGGYGGSIDLLDGHSLKPMATRRAHPAVVNSLAFSADNSRIVSGGDDSAVKVWDATSLTGLGDTFRGHDGAVSSVAFTQDGTRIVSGSLDGTVRIWNAVFGLSIPANQGESVNAVDFSPDNTKVASGGVDGTVKLWDTRTAALISTLGQPAAPGDAQHAINRLAYYANGDRIVSVSNDGQVLVWNTETGSATKLDIGPRREGMPVFMQPRMTGVAVDPAEKYIAAGGFDGLVRLWDADSLRLLDVMSAQTTNTAGAVVPYQVWSVAFSPDGAYLATGSGNDRFGDPQNLVQIWDVHARRADGEPLRGASGQTVLAVDFVDDSKLVSGNSDGTIRVWDMNRRSEIPKPLYRDQSAVYSLAVLHRVPWIAAGGGGGIVRVWDIMGVPPEDTPLEGHQDWVRSVAVSSDDTLIVSASAEGDLRLWPGPSDVREALCRKLTVNPTQQQWDSWVQHQKDYEELCPHPGRETSSS encoded by the coding sequence ATGGCGAACGTATTCATCAGCCACAACAGCGCCGACAACGACTGGGCCCAGCAGATCTTCGCGTGGTTGGAACAGGACGGCCACCGCCTCTTTCTCGATACGGACCTGGATGACGGGCTCGCCGTCGGTACTGACTGGGAGCGGCGCCTGTTCGAGCGACTCCGTTGGGCAGATGCCGTCGTCTGCGTGGTGTCGCCGAACTATGTCGGTTCCATATGGTGTGCGGCCGAAATCGGCGCGTCGATGGCACTCGGCGTTCAGCTCCTTCCGGTGAGCGTGGGTGGCAACGCCGTGCAACACAAGATGTTGGAGACGATCCAGGGTGTCGATGCCGTCAAAGACCCCGACGCCGCGTGTGCGGCTCTGCGTTCACGCCTGAAGGTGATCGCCGGCGGTGGCGGATGGGGATGGCCCGACGGCAAGCCCCCGTATCCCGGCTTGCGTGCGTTCGAACTCGGTGATCATCGCGTGTTCTTCGGGCGCACACGCGAGATCGTCTCTCTCACGAAGCGGCTCCGATCGTCCGAGCGGGCGCAACCCGCCATTCTGCTGGTCGTCGGCGCCTCGGGAAGCGGGAAGTCATCGCTGGTCCGGGCCGGCGTCCTGCCTCGAGTCGCCGGGGAAGACTACTGGCTGGCACTGCCACCATTCGTTCCGGGTACCGACCCACTGGAGAACCTCAGCCGCGTCGTCGCAGAATTTGCCCTTGCACGCAACATTCCCGTCGATACTCATTCCCTGCGCAACGATCTGGAGCATTACGGGCTGAAGACTGTCGCGGACGACGTGCTTCTCGCCGCCGCAGCACCCGCCCGCACCAAGCTCTTGGTCGTCATCGACCAATTCGAGGAGCTCTTGACGCAGACGGGCCCCGACGAGCGGTCGAAGTTCGTCACAGCGCTGGCCCCGGCGCTCGGCGGACCCGTCCAGGTGCTCGCGACGATGCGCTCCGAATATGTGGACGCACTCGGCAAAGACCCCGACCTGATGAACGTCCGAACCCGCATCTATCAAGTGCGTCCCCTCGGAACCGACGCCTTACGCGCGGTGATCGAGGAACCCGCCGCGGTGGCGGGATTGAGCTTCGAGGATGATCTCGTCACCCGCCTGATCGGAGACACCGGTACCGGCGACGCGCTGCCGTTACTGGCCTTCACCCTCGAACAGCTCGTCGCGGACGCGGGCCGCGGCGACGTGCTGACCCATCGTCGATACGACGAGATCGGTGGCGTCCAAGGCGCATTGCAGCGCCAGGCTGATGAAGCGTTGGCGACCGCCTGTGAGGTCACCGGAAAGTCGCCAGACGAGGTGATCGACGAGTTGCTCAATCTGGTCACCATCGATGAGCATGGCCGACCGAGTAAGCGGAGACTGATTCTGGAGGAATCACCGGATCCCGAGGTAAGCCTGAGACCATTCCTCGAGCGGCGACTGCTGACAACGGAAGTCGACGGTAAGACGACATCGATCACGGTGTCGCACGACGCCTTCCTGGTCAATTGGCGCCCATTGAACAAAGAAATCGATGCAGAGGTCACCGCGCTGCGGACACGTCGTGTGGTGGAGATGTCCGCCCAGGACTGGGAAGCCAATGGCCGAGATCCTGCAGTCCTCTTGCTGGGTCTCCCGCTCACGAAGGCGATCGTCGATACCGGCGCGACTTTCGACCCAGCTCACAAAGGACGTTTGCTGACCACCAGGGTCGACTTGAACGACAGCGCCAGGGAATTCCTTGCTGCCAGTGAGGGTTCCGAACGGGCTAAACGGGCCCGTGTGCGCACCAAACGGCTCGGTTTGGTCGCGCTTCTCGTGGTCGTCACCCTCGTCGCTGTCCTGGGGGCCGGTGTGGCGTTCAGATCGCGGCACGACGCCAAGGACAGTCAGCGTGAAGCCATTGCTCAGAAGTTGATCGCCGAAGCTCGGATCGACTTGTCGAAGGCTGTCGACACCGAAGGACTACAGCGACTGCTGGTTGGCCGGAGCCTTGCGGGAGCCGGAGACTCCGATGAGACTCTCTACCCCGTCGTTGTCGGCTCTGCCAGTACCTCCAAGATCATGCAGAATCCGCACCGGCCCGACGGTGATGAACTGCTGCCCGTCAAGGCCGTGGCCGTCAGCCCAGACGGAGAACTGATCGCGTCGGGGAGCAATGAGAAGACACTGCGAATGTGGGACGCGCGGACGGGAGCTCCCCTGCCACCGTTGAACCTGGCGGGGCCCGGACAGATCGGAGCGCTCGCCTTCGACCCCAGCAGCAGACGGATCGCCGCGGGCGGAAATGACGGCAGTCTCCAGGTTCTCGACGTTGCGAGCGGCAACCGTATCGGGACGCTGATGCAGCATCCAGGATCGGTGAGCACCGTGTCCTTTGGGCACGGGGGACAGTGGATCGCAACGGGAGACAGCCAACGCACCGTGCGGATATGGAGTGTATCGACCGGCAGAACGATCGCCACCGTGCCGGGTTCAGATGCGGGCTCAGCGCCTGTGGCGAAGAGCGTGTCGTTCAGCCCGACAGCTGATGTGGTCGCGGTGGCCAATGGCTACGGAGTCAGGCTGGTGGCTGCCGACTCGGGCCAGACACTGGTCGCGTGGGGCAGCAACATGGGCGTTGATGGTGAGCGGCAGGGTTACCCCATCACGAGTGTGGCATTCGACAACAGCGGTGAACGCCTGGTGGTCGGCGGGTATGGAGGGAGCATCGATCTCCTGGACGGGCACAGCCTGAAGCCGATGGCGACCCGGCGCGCCCACCCAGCTGTCGTGAACAGCTTGGCGTTCAGCGCTGACAACAGCCGGATCGTCTCTGGCGGGGATGACAGCGCCGTCAAAGTCTGGGACGCGACATCGCTGACGGGGCTGGGTGATACTTTTCGAGGCCACGATGGCGCCGTGTCGTCGGTGGCCTTCACCCAAGACGGGACCCGAATCGTGTCCGGCAGCCTTGACGGCACGGTGCGCATCTGGAACGCGGTGTTCGGCTTGTCGATACCGGCCAATCAGGGTGAATCGGTCAACGCAGTCGACTTCAGCCCCGACAACACCAAAGTGGCTTCCGGAGGCGTAGACGGCACAGTCAAGCTGTGGGACACCAGGACTGCCGCCTTGATCAGCACACTGGGACAGCCGGCAGCACCAGGCGATGCGCAGCACGCGATCAACCGTTTGGCCTACTACGCGAATGGCGATCGCATAGTCAGCGTGTCAAACGACGGTCAGGTGCTGGTGTGGAACACCGAAACAGGAAGTGCCACAAAACTTGACATAGGCCCGCGACGTGAGGGAATGCCCGTCTTCATGCAACCGCGTATGACCGGTGTGGCCGTAGACCCCGCCGAGAAGTACATCGCCGCAGGCGGCTTCGACGGATTGGTTCGGTTATGGGACGCCGACAGTCTGCGCCTCCTGGACGTGATGTCGGCGCAGACGACGAACACCGCGGGGGCCGTGGTGCCTTATCAAGTGTGGAGTGTCGCGTTCAGCCCCGACGGTGCTTACCTCGCCACCGGCTCCGGGAATGATCGATTCGGCGATCCGCAGAACCTGGTACAGATATGGGACGTCCATGCGCGCCGCGCGGACGGAGAACCTCTGCGGGGCGCTTCAGGTCAGACCGTGCTCGCGGTCGATTTCGTTGATGACAGCAAGCTCGTCTCGGGCAACAGCGATGGCACCATCCGTGTGTGGGACATGAACCGACGCAGTGAGATTCCCAAACCTCTTTATCGAGACCAGAGTGCCGTGTACAGCCTCGCTGTGCTGCACCGTGTTCCCTGGATCGCTGCCGGCGGAGGGGGCGGGATCGTCCGGGTCTGGGACATCATGGGAGTGCCACCCGAGGACACGCCGCTGGAAGGGCATCAAGATTGGGTCCGAAGCGTCGCTGTCAGTTCAGACGACACTTTGATCGTTTCCGCCAGCGCAGAGGGCGACCTCCGACTGTGGCCGGGTCCCAGCGACGTCCGTGAGGCACTCTGCAGAAAACTGACCGTCAACCCGACCCAACAACAGTGGGACAGCTGGGTTCAACACCAGAAGGATTACGAGGAGTTGTGTCCTCACCCCGGCCGAGAAACGAGTTCATCGTGA
- a CDS encoding T6SS phospholipase effector Tle1-like catalytic domain-containing protein, with protein MKNIVMCLDGTNNQLRAADNTNVVRLLNMLDLSDPSRQVAYYDPGVGTFSSPSAWSPPARVLSRYAGLMFGAGLRQNLGEAYSYITSTYESGDHIFVFGFSRGAYTARALTGLLEVFGIFRRGSETLIPYAVSAYAKQQRHDDPTFFEGLRVYAETHSVNRFGHAPVHFVGIWDTVKSAGTLTRQLRWPYTRQLPHATTIRHAVAIDERRRPFAPYLVEYPKPNHLNAVKNQDLLEVWFAGVHSDVGGVFAAGTRLSDIPLKWMADEAVLRGLLVRPRAYAQMSALSGVDPTGDHHVMPRYWDLLGPGRRTVPATALIHASVRERVAKDPAYGARLPDVPHYVCDDWRRPRPYPPP; from the coding sequence GTGAAGAACATCGTGATGTGCCTGGACGGCACCAACAATCAGCTACGGGCAGCCGACAACACCAACGTCGTTCGGCTACTCAACATGCTGGACTTGTCCGACCCCAGCAGGCAGGTGGCGTATTACGACCCAGGCGTAGGCACCTTCAGCTCACCGTCCGCCTGGTCGCCGCCCGCCCGCGTACTGTCGCGCTACGCCGGTCTGATGTTCGGCGCGGGTCTTCGGCAGAACCTGGGCGAGGCCTACTCGTACATCACGTCGACCTACGAGTCGGGTGACCATATCTTCGTGTTCGGCTTCAGCCGAGGCGCCTACACCGCACGGGCCCTCACGGGCTTGCTCGAGGTCTTCGGTATCTTTCGGCGCGGATCAGAAACTCTCATTCCGTACGCGGTCAGCGCCTACGCCAAGCAGCAGCGTCACGATGACCCGACCTTTTTCGAAGGTCTGCGCGTCTACGCAGAAACGCACAGCGTCAACCGCTTTGGGCACGCTCCGGTTCACTTCGTGGGGATCTGGGACACCGTGAAGTCAGCAGGCACTTTGACGCGTCAGCTCAGGTGGCCCTACACCCGCCAACTTCCGCACGCGACCACCATCCGTCACGCAGTGGCCATCGACGAGAGACGCCGGCCCTTCGCGCCTTATCTCGTCGAGTATCCGAAGCCCAACCACCTCAATGCGGTCAAGAATCAGGACCTACTGGAAGTCTGGTTCGCCGGGGTGCATTCCGATGTCGGTGGCGTATTCGCCGCCGGCACCAGACTTTCGGACATCCCCTTGAAATGGATGGCCGACGAAGCTGTCCTTCGCGGTCTGCTGGTCCGTCCTCGCGCTTACGCACAGATGTCCGCGCTTTCAGGTGTCGACCCGACCGGAGACCACCACGTGATGCCCCGGTACTGGGACCTTCTCGGACCCGGCCGACGCACCGTTCCCGCGACCGCGCTCATCCACGCCAGTGTGCGGGAAAGAGTTGCCAAGGACCCCGCTTACGGGGCACGGCTCCCCGACGTGCCCCACTACGTATGCGACGACTGGCGACGGCCACGCCCTTATCCGCCGCCCTGA
- a CDS encoding M23 family metallopeptidase, whose amino-acid sequence MPMLAGSYEFSSRFGMRPGGMHRGVDFAAMEKTKIFAAQAGSVVFIGRADGFGQWIVIDHPAEAGGGTTVYGHMWDAHATGLRNGDRVHAGQHIAFVGNNGQSTGAHLHFEVHPTVWRAGSQIDPLPWLAGASEPDTATAQHVGEATMPKSDHDMLCEIYALLTAPLPSRSIYRSNDQPVDTWRGMLLNVDGMAHEAYIEREALLGYQPAVELVRRCADHSVDGVARERAAFILDKIDRPERTAGTDSTPVDQQVSATTAKKKPRATRKATR is encoded by the coding sequence ATGCCGATGCTTGCCGGATCTTATGAATTCTCGTCGCGATTCGGCATGCGGCCGGGAGGAATGCATCGCGGTGTTGACTTCGCCGCGATGGAGAAGACGAAGATATTCGCCGCGCAGGCGGGCTCAGTCGTCTTCATCGGCCGGGCTGACGGGTTCGGACAATGGATCGTGATCGACCATCCCGCCGAGGCCGGCGGTGGAACAACGGTCTACGGCCACATGTGGGACGCACATGCGACTGGCCTCCGGAACGGTGATCGCGTCCACGCAGGTCAACACATTGCCTTCGTCGGCAACAACGGGCAATCCACAGGCGCGCACCTGCACTTCGAGGTGCATCCGACCGTGTGGCGAGCGGGATCCCAGATTGATCCCTTGCCGTGGCTTGCCGGCGCGTCAGAGCCGGACACGGCGACAGCACAGCACGTAGGGGAGGCAACCATGCCGAAATCGGACCACGACATGCTCTGCGAGATCTACGCCCTGCTGACCGCCCCGCTACCCAGCCGGTCGATCTACCGCTCCAACGATCAACCGGTCGACACATGGCGCGGCATGCTGCTCAACGTCGACGGCATGGCTCACGAGGCGTACATCGAGCGTGAAGCGCTGCTGGGTTATCAGCCGGCGGTCGAACTCGTGCGCCGGTGCGCCGACCACAGTGTGGACGGCGTCGCGCGGGAACGCGCTGCCTTCATCCTGGACAAGATCGACCGACCGGAACGCACTGCAGGGACCGACAGCACTCCGGTCGACCAGCAGGTCTCAGCGACGACGGCCAAGAAGAAGCCCAGAGCGACTCGCAAGGCGACTCGCTGA